CTTTGCCCGCATCAGAAGCTACCTATCCACAGCTCGTAAAAACGGCTGGAACCTCTTGCAATCCATTTCCCAGTCCCTGACAGGTCAACCGTACTTGCCTGAAATGCTTTTTCCTCCCTGACACTCCTGAGTAGTTACAAAGCGTTACCACAGAAGAAATTGCTTCACATGGATATGTTCTCACCCCTGGCCGGTATGTTGGCGCAGAGGCAATTGAAGAGGATGACGAACCATTCGAAGACAAAGTGAAGCGGCTTACTGCGAAACTAGAGGAACAGTTTTCTGAAAGCGCGAAACTGGAAGCCCAGATTCGGGAGAATTTAAAGGGATTGGGATATGGGGACTAAGCAGGAAAAATGGGACTTCGCGGCTCTTGTTAACGTTATCCAGCAGGCTCATGATAGTCTAATGGTGAAAGAAAAAGTGCGGACAGCGTCCGCACAATTCAAACTCACAGCGAAAAATATTGCCGGCAAACTCTCCTACAGCCACCTGGAACAACTTGTCATCATTAAAGACCCAGGCCAGCGCGCCTTCTATGAATCTGAGTGCATCCGTGGCGCATGGTCAGTACGCGAGCTTAAACGCCAGATAGGCACTCTTTATTACGAACGTTCCGGCCTGTCGGAGGACAAAGCCAGGCTGGTCAAATTGGTGCAAGCCGACGCGCATAAAACAGAGCCGCGCCTTGCCGTCCGCGATCCGTATGTTTTCGAGTTTCTCGGAATCAAACCGCGAGAGGTCATGGGTGAATCCGAATTGGAGGACGCCATCCTCGACAAGTTGCAGGAATTTCTGCTGGAAATGGGCCACGGTTTCTGTTTTGAAGCGCGGCAAAAGCGCATTCTCATTGGCAGAACTCACGGTTTTGTAGACCTGGTGTTTTATCACCGAGTCCTCAAGTGCCATGTGCTCGTGGAATTGAAGGTTGCGGCTTTCACGCATGAACACCTCGGCCAGCTCAACACTTACGTTAATTGGTATCGTAAAAACATGATGACGGAGGGAGATAACCCGCCTGTCGGTCTCCTGCTATGCACAGACAAAGACCATGCGCTTGTCGAATACGCTCTGGCTGGTATGGACAACCACCTTTTCGTCTCCAAGTATCAACTTGAACTGCCAAAGAAGGAGGATGTCCAACGTTTCATTGAAGAACAGGTAAGGGAAGCTGAAGATGCGCGTTGAGATTTCACTTAATTTAAAGGAATTGGGATATGACCTATGAACGGCTTGTCCTTTTGAGGAGGAAAACAAAATGAAATGTGTTATTTGTAAACAAGGAGAAACAAAGAAAGGTAAGGGAACCGTGACCCTGGAGCGGGATGGAGTGACGCTTGTTAT
This window of the Nitrospirota bacterium genome carries:
- a CDS encoding DUF1016 family protein — protein: MGTKQEKWDFAALVNVIQQAHDSLMVKEKVRTASAQFKLTAKNIAGKLSYSHLEQLVIIKDPGQRAFYESECIRGAWSVRELKRQIGTLYYERSGLSEDKARLVKLVQADAHKTEPRLAVRDPYVFEFLGIKPREVMGESELEDAILDKLQEFLLEMGHGFCFEARQKRILIGRTHGFVDLVFYHRVLKCHVLVELKVAAFTHEHLGQLNTYVNWYRKNMMTEGDNPPVGLLLCTDKDHALVEYALAGMDNHLFVSKYQLELPKKEDVQRFIEEQVREAEDAR